The Phoenix dactylifera cultivar Barhee BC4 chromosome 12, palm_55x_up_171113_PBpolish2nd_filt_p, whole genome shotgun sequence genome has a window encoding:
- the LOC103719329 gene encoding photosynthetic NDH subunit of subcomplex B 1, chloroplastic has protein sequence MASPHLLPKSLSSFLPSHPPIPPTHLPNSLFTPPRKPPHPNRLTFATFAKKKNPWLDPFDDGEDPGAEYTSLFADGKQEEDPRPPDDPGNPYGFLKFPAGFNVELASLASKVRGDVRRCCCVISGGVYENLLFFPAIQLIKDRYPGVLIDVVASPRGKQTYELNKNVRLANAYDPDVDFPEPDEYADMIGMLKNRYYDLILSTKLAGLGHAAFLFLTSARDKVSYVYPNVNAAGAGLLLTETFTSPGMNLSEGGYNMYHQMEEWLGRPARNIPRHPVPPLRVSVSKKLKAYVEERYKKAGVEKGKYIVIHGIETDSVASMQSRGDKDSLLPLQLWSEIVKEIRGVEPLFVIPHEKVREDVEETVGEDSNILFITTPGQLAAVINDSVGVVATNTAAIPLANARDKPSIALFSSKEKGKLFVPNAEEKRCQIISSKTGKLIDIDVEAVKNSVQMFEGSPVFA, from the exons ATGGCTTCACCTCATCTCCTTCCCaaatccctctcttccttcctcccctCTCACCCTCCAATCCCACCAACCCACCTCCCAAACTCCCTCTTTACCCCACCCCGCAAACCTCCCCATCCAAATAGGCTTACCTTCGCCACCTTCGCCAAGAAGAAGAACCCGTGGCTCGACCCCTTCGACGACGGCGAGGACCCAGGCGCAGAGTACACCTCCCTCTTCGCTGATGGCAAGCAGGAAGAGGACCCGAGGCCACCCGACGACCCCGGAAACCCATATGGCTTCCTCAAGTTCCCAGCTGGGTTCAACGTGGAGCTCGCCTCCCTCGCCTCCAAGGTGCGGGGGGATGTCCGGAGGTGCTGCTGCGTCATCTCAGGAGGGGTTTATGAGaacctcctcttcttccccgcCATCCAACTTATCAAGGATCGGTACCCGGGCGTCCTGATCGATGTCGTCGCATCGCCGAGGGGGAAGCAGACCTACGAGTTGAACAAGAATGTGAGATTGGCCAATGCTTATGATCCTGACGTTGATTTCCCCGAGCCAGACGAGTACGCCGACATGATCGGCATGCTTAAG AATAGgtattatgatctgattttatCGACGAAGCTTGCGGGGCTCGGTCATGCGGCATTTTTGTTCTTGACATCAGCTCGAGACAAAGTAAGCTATGTCTATCCTAATGTGAATGCAGCTGGTGCAGGATTGCTTCTAACAGAGACATTCACCTCACCAGGGATGAACCTCTCGGAGGGTGGATATAACAT GTACCATCAGATGGAGGAATGGTTGGGGAGACCAGCTCGTAACATCCCAAGGCATCCTGTGCCTCCACTGAGGGTTTCGGTTTCGAAGAAGCTCAAGGCTTATGTAGAAGAAAGATATAAAAAGGCTGGTGTGGAGAAAGGGAAATATATAGTTATCCATGGAATAGAGACTGATTCTGTGGCTTCAATGCAATCAAGGGGGGACAAAGATAGTTTGCTACCTCTCCAACTGTGGTCTGAAATAGTGAAGGAGATAAG GGGTGTGGAGCCTCTTTTTGTAATCCCACATGAAAAAGTGAGGGAAGATGTAGAGGAAACGGTAGGAGAAGATTCAAACATTTTATTCATCACCACACCAGGCCAG CTGGCAGCTGTCATCAATGACTCGGTCGGAGTAGTAGCCACAAACACAGCAGCAATCCCACTCGCAAATGCTCGTGATAAGCCAAG CATTGCATTGTTTTCTTCTAAAGAGAAGGGGAAACTTTTTGTTCCCaatgcagaagaaaagagaTGCCAAATTATATCATCAAAAACAGGAAAGCTCATTGACATTGATGTTGAGGCTGTAAAGAATTCAGTGCAAATGTTTGAAGGATCTCCTGTGTTTGCTTAG